The genomic window GCCCACTTCGAGCACACCATCGCGGTCACCGACGACGGTCCGGAGGTCCTGACCGCCCGCTGACGCCCCCTCGAGCGGCCCGCCGGCGGCCTCGCAGGGCCGGTTGACTTGTCCGGTTCCATCCCTATACTCGCGACCCAATATGCGGACGCGGACGGTGAGCCAGCAGAGCGCTTCGAAGATCGCCGCCGTATAGGCGCGGGCGGCGGTGGCCGTCCGCGGGAGGACCTCTCGATGACCGAGAGGTCCTTTGTTTACCGGGTGTTTACGGCCGCCTCGGTGGCCCCAGCCGGACGAGACAGGAGGATTCGGGCATGGCCGGGCCGTTCGACCGGGAACGGGACGCCTGCGGGATCGGCTTCGTGGCGGATGCCGTGGGCCGGCCTTCCCACGAGATCGTCCGGATCGGCCTGGAAGCGCTCCGCTGGGTCCGCCACCGGGGTGCCGTGGCCGCCGACGCCCGCAGCGGCGACGGGGCCGGGGTCATCCTCCCGCTGGCCCCGGCTCTGTTCCAGGGGCACGGCGTGGGCATGGTGTTCCTTCCGCCGGGCCGGGAGGCCGAGGGCCGGGCGGTGGTGGAGCGGGGGCTCCTCGACGAGGGCCTGAAGGTGGCCGGTTGGCGCGAGGTCCCCGTGGAGCCCGCCGCCCTGGGGGACCTGGCCCAAACGACCCGCCCGTCGGTGGCCCAGGTCCTGGTGAGGCGGCCGGGGGCGAAGGACGCCGAGCGGTGGGCGTTCCGGGCCCGCAAGCGGATCGAGGGGTACGGGCGCGAGCTCGGGCTGGCCGTGTACGTGGCCTCGCTGTCGTTCGCCACCGTCACCTACAAGGCGCTGTGCGCCGCCGACCAGCTCGCGGCCTTTTACCCCGACCTCGTGGACCCCCGGTTCGAGGCCTGGTTCGCCGTGTTCCACCAGCGGTACTCCACGAACACGCAGCCCACGTGGCAGCGGGCCCAGCCCTTCCGGTTCCTGTGCCACAACGGCGAGATCAACACCCTCCAGGGGAACGTCCACCTCATGCGGGCCCGGGAAGGCCACCTGGGGGCGAACGTGCTGGGGGACGAGGAGCTGATCAGGCCGGCGGTGGACGAGACGGGCTCGGACTCGGCGATGCTGGACAACGCGGTCGAGCTGCTGGTGCACGGCGGCCGGTCGCTCCCGCACGCGCTGGCCATGCTGATCCCGGAGGCGTGGGAGGGGTTCGTGGACCTCGACCCAGCCCTGCGGGACTTCTACCGCTACCACGCGTGCCTCACCGAGCCGTGGGACGGGCCGGCGGCGCTGGCGTTCACCGACGGGCGGATCGTGGGGGCCCGGCTGGACCGGAACGGCCTCCGGCCGCTGCGGTACGCGGTGGCCGACGACGGGCTGGTGTACTGCGGCTCCGAGGTCGGCGCGGTGGACATGGACGGGCGGGGCCGGGTCCGGCGGAGCAGGCTGGGACCGGGCCAGATGCTGGTGGTGGACCCCCCCGCGGGCGGGCTCCTCGAGGACACCGAGGTGAAGTGGGACCTCGCCTCGCGTCGCGCCTACGGCACGTGGATCGGGCTGTACCTGCGCCGAGCCGGCCGCGGCCACCCGGTGGTGGCGACCCCGGCGCCGGCGGACCTCACGCGGCACCAGGTGGCATTCGGCTACACCAAGGAAGAGGTGACCGTGGTGCTCCGGCCCATGGCCCTGACCGGCCACGAGCCCACGTCTTCCATGGGCGACGACACCGCCCAGCCGCCCCTGGCGAACCGGGCCCGGTCCGTGTTCGGGTTCCTGAAGCAGCGCTTTGCCCAGGTCACCAACCCGCCCATCGACCACCTCCACGAGCGGATCGTCATGTCGCTGTCGACGCGGCTCGGACCGCGCGCGCCGCTGCTCGAGGAGCGTCCCGATGCCGCCTCGCTGGTGGAGCTGGACAGCTTCTTCCTGTACCCGGACGGTCTGGAGCGGCTGTGCCGGGGACCGTTCCGGGTCGTCCGGCTGGACGCCACGTTCGGCCGCGACGAGGGGTCCGCCGGGCTGGAGGCCGCCTGCCGGCGCCTGGCCCGGGACGCCGAGCGGGCCGTCCGCTCCCGGGTGGGTCTGGTGGTCGTGAGCGACCGTTGCACCGGCGAGCAACGCGTGCCCGTCCCGGCCCTGCTGGCCACGGGCGCCATCCACCACCACCTCCTCCGGACCGGACTCCGGTCGCGGGCCTCCGTCGTGGCCGACTCCGGCGAGCCCCGGGAGGTGCACCACTTCGCGGCGCTGCTCGGGTACGGGGCCGAGGCCGTCGTCCCGCGCACCGCCCTCGAGACCATCGCCGCGCTGTGCCTGGACGAGCGGATGGGCGGCGACTCGCCGAGCCCGGAGGAGGCCCAGGACCGGTTCCGCCGGGCCGTCGAGGAAGGCGTGCTGAAGGTGATGTCGAAGATGGGCATCTCCACGCTGGACGCGTACCGGGCCGCCCAGATCTTCGAGGGCGTGGGCCTGGGCTCCAAGGTGGTCGACCTGTGCCTGGCCGGGACGCCCTCGCCGCTCGGCGGCCGTGGGTTCGGGGACCTCGGAGCGGACGCCCTTCGCCGCCACCGGGAGGCGTACGGGCCCCGGGCCGCCCTCACCAATCCCGGGTTCGTCAAGCACCGGGCGGGCGGCGAGTACCACCAGACCAACCCCGACGTCGTGGGAGCCCTGCACGAGGCCCTGGGCGTCGGGGACGGCGCCGCGACGGGGTTCGACGGGTACCTCCGGTTCGCGGCGCTGGTGAACGAGCGGCCCTCGTCGGAACCGCGCGACCTGCTCGAGGCGGTCGCGGCGGGTCCCCCGGTTCCGCTGGAAGAGGTGGAGCCGGCCGGGGAGATCGCCAGGCGCTTCTCCACCGGCGCCATGTCGCTGGGCGCGCTGTCGCCGGAGGCGCACGAGACCCTGGCCGTGGCCCTTCGGAT from Actinomycetota bacterium includes these protein-coding regions:
- the gltB gene encoding glutamate synthase large subunit; amino-acid sequence: MAGPFDRERDACGIGFVADAVGRPSHEIVRIGLEALRWVRHRGAVAADARSGDGAGVILPLAPALFQGHGVGMVFLPPGREAEGRAVVERGLLDEGLKVAGWREVPVEPAALGDLAQTTRPSVAQVLVRRPGAKDAERWAFRARKRIEGYGRELGLAVYVASLSFATVTYKALCAADQLAAFYPDLVDPRFEAWFAVFHQRYSTNTQPTWQRAQPFRFLCHNGEINTLQGNVHLMRAREGHLGANVLGDEELIRPAVDETGSDSAMLDNAVELLVHGGRSLPHALAMLIPEAWEGFVDLDPALRDFYRYHACLTEPWDGPAALAFTDGRIVGARLDRNGLRPLRYAVADDGLVYCGSEVGAVDMDGRGRVRRSRLGPGQMLVVDPPAGGLLEDTEVKWDLASRRAYGTWIGLYLRRAGRGHPVVATPAPADLTRHQVAFGYTKEEVTVVLRPMALTGHEPTSSMGDDTAQPPLANRARSVFGFLKQRFAQVTNPPIDHLHERIVMSLSTRLGPRAPLLEERPDAASLVELDSFFLYPDGLERLCRGPFRVVRLDATFGRDEGSAGLEAACRRLARDAERAVRSRVGLVVVSDRCTGEQRVPVPALLATGAIHHHLLRTGLRSRASVVADSGEPREVHHFAALLGYGAEAVVPRTALETIAALCLDERMGGDSPSPEEAQDRFRRAVEEGVLKVMSKMGISTLDAYRAAQIFEGVGLGSKVVDLCLAGTPSPLGGRGFGDLGADALRRHREAYGPRAALTNPGFVKHRAGGEYHQTNPDVVGALHEALGVGDGAATGFDGYLRFAALVNERPSSEPRDLLEAVAAGPPVPLEEVEPAGEIARRFSTGAMSLGALSPEAHETLAVALRMIGAKSNTGEGGEDPARYRDERNTLIKQVASARFGVTPEYCVFADELQIKMAQGSKPGEGGQLPGHKVTAEIARLRHTTPGVTLISPPPHHDIYSIEDLAQLIYDLKQVNPAAAVSVKLVSTVGVGVIAVGVVKGLADIVHIAGSDGGTGASPLSSIKNAGLPWEVGLAETQAELAANGLRDRAVLRVDGGFKTGRDVVVAALLGADEFSFGTAALLAEGCIMVRACHRDTCPTGIATQRPELRAKFTGSPGKVAAYLLFVAEEARQMLASLGLRSIDEAVGRTDLLKPRVGTDRGAERLDVSSLLAGPAGAGSRRFVRQHEVQRPRSSLGDRLAEEALPAIRAGGVARPCYDIGNADRAVGARLSGELAREFGAAEPPGRAEVTFRGAAGQSFGAFLGPGIEFRLVGEANDYVGKGMGGGRIVVVPPDDDAGDPVVVGNTVLYGATGGELFCRGRAGERFAVRNSGATAVVEGTGDHTCEYMTRGTVLVLGPVGRNLGAGMSGGRAFVYDPEGTLAERVNHQLVEVSVPEPDELEEVWALVGRHLDLTGSPMAAAVLRSWTRARRAFWLVAPKAAVAPAPSDGDAESEEAARRASEPATGK